One part of the Vicia villosa cultivar HV-30 ecotype Madison, WI linkage group LG6, Vvil1.0, whole genome shotgun sequence genome encodes these proteins:
- the LOC131611895 gene encoding F-box/FBD/LRR-repeat protein At5g56420-like: protein MDDRISMLPNEILCHILSFLPTEDVYATTVLSKRWMHLPLVVPTLDINDQRFMETRSKSYPNFMMMVCATLFAQMVPRYIENKIPITRVTISLYAGVETTLFKNSLTALAERGMSHLELLLFLPCSPCFIFSFRTLVVLKLKEISFNEFSTVVELASLKILHLFKVYFKQRWYLSELLNGCPILEEFEAKDLTLMYEWGFHGDKDKFIRLSNLIRANINNIYPFYHIPPLTALSNVQFLRLEEVYDRGVFSNLTHLELVFARMKPDWYMVYGMLNDCPNLRYFLFDKPQLLKQFDQRWFEPRVVPKCFSSQFRKCKVTNYRYELEFVKYIIKNSTSMESVILHTPPFIDPFDKLEVLNELFSVVGCSPTCEIIFI, encoded by the exons ATGGACGACAGGATTAGTATGTTGCCCAATGAAATCCTGTGTCACATTCTCTCTTTTCTGCCAACTGAAGATGTTTATGCCACAACTGTTCTTTCAAAGAGATGGATGCATCTCCCCCTCGTAGTTCCCACTCTCGACATCAATGATCAACGCTTTATGGAAACCCGAAGTAAATCCTATCCCAACTTCATGATGATGGTGTGTGCAACCCTTTTCGCACAAATGGTGCCAAGATACATTGAAAATAAGATTCCTATCACAAGAGTAACCATTTCTTTATATGCAGGAGTGGAAACTACCCTTTTTAAGAATTCTTTAACCGCATTAGCCGAACGTGGAATGAGCCATCTTGAACTCTTATTATTCCTTCCATGTTCTCCTTGTTTCATTTTCAGCTTTAGAACTCTTGTAGTTCTCAAGTTGAAAGAGATAAGTTTTAATGAATTTTCTACTGTTGTTGAACTTGCATCACTCAAGATTCTTCATTTGTTTAAGGTTTACTTCAAGCAACGATGGTATCTTTCTGAACTTCTTAATGGGTGTCCGATTCTTGAGGAATTTGAAGCAAAAGATTTAACTTTAATGTATGAATGGGGGTTTCATGGAGATAAGGATAAGTTTATAAGATTATCCAATTTGATCAGGGCAAACATTAATAACATATACCCTTTTTATCATATTCCTCCTCTCACTGCCTTGTCTAACGTTCAGTTCCTGCGCTTGGAAGAG GTGTATGATCGTGGTGTTTTTTCCAATTTAACTCATTTGGAGCTTGTGTTTGCGAGAATGAAGCCTGATTGGTACATGGTATATGGAATGCTCAATGATTGTCCAAATCTTCGatattttctctttgacaagCCTCAACTTCTGAAACAATTTGACCAAAGATGGTTTGAGCCGCGCGTTGTTCCTAAATGTTTTTCCTCGCAGTTTAGAAAGTGTAAAGTaacaaacta TAG ATATGAATTGGAATTTGTGAAGTATATTATTAAGAACTCAACATCAATGGAGTCTGTGATCCTCCACACTCCTCCTTTCATTGATCCATTCGACAAGCTTGAAGTTCTGAATGAATTATTCTCTGTTGTAGGATGCTCTCCAACATGTgagattatttttatttga